One part of the Vogesella sp. LIG4 genome encodes these proteins:
- a CDS encoding penicillin-binding protein 2 — MTRVYSPPIRNTVKPHMRLAPGRVAVVQGVLALLLLALLSRAIYLQVVQQDFLVNQGDARFRRTMVLEANRGVITDRSGEPLAISTPVQSIWASPVDMSPVPADKLAALSRLLEMPQDELQQKLGDNKREFVYLKRQISPQLAQQVMALGIPGIAKQQEYRRYYPAGEMLSHVLGFTGVDGKGQEGLELTREKMLAGKPGSRTVIKDRRGHIIEDVAAIDPPRDGQTLTLSIDKRIQYLAYREITAATEQFKAKAGGVVVLDAQTGEVLALANSPSYNPNNRAVLEPEMRRNRAIVDMFEPGSTMKPFTVAMAIDAGKVTANTVFDTRPYMIGPATVRDSHPNPTLTVTGIIQKSSNVGASKIAAMFSPEQMWTFYRQSGFGQSPQSGFPGETSGRLRDWQTWRPIEQATMSFGYGVNVSLLQLARAYTIFTHEGALLPLSFTKLAVANPGRQIVKPDTAKTMRQMMISVTEEGGTAVRAQVLGYHVAGKSGTARKLVGGHYAQDKHVGLFVGFAPATRPRLIVAVMIDEPSIGGYYGGTVSGPAFSNIMAGSLRIMGVEPDAPSNNKLIPEQQISEVREET; from the coding sequence ATGACCCGCGTGTACTCGCCGCCGATCCGCAATACCGTCAAGCCGCACATGCGCCTGGCGCCGGGCCGCGTGGCCGTGGTGCAGGGCGTGCTGGCACTGCTGCTGCTGGCGCTGCTGTCGCGCGCCATCTACCTGCAGGTAGTGCAGCAGGATTTTCTGGTCAACCAGGGCGATGCCCGCTTCCGCCGCACCATGGTGCTGGAAGCCAACCGCGGCGTGATTACCGACCGCAGCGGCGAGCCGCTGGCGATCAGCACCCCGGTGCAGTCGATCTGGGCCAGCCCGGTGGACATGAGCCCGGTACCGGCCGACAAGTTGGCCGCATTGTCGCGCCTGCTGGAAATGCCGCAGGACGAGCTGCAGCAGAAGCTGGGCGACAACAAGCGCGAATTCGTCTACCTGAAGCGGCAGATCAGCCCGCAACTGGCGCAGCAGGTGATGGCGCTGGGCATCCCGGGCATTGCCAAGCAGCAGGAATACCGCCGCTACTACCCGGCCGGCGAGATGCTGTCGCACGTGCTGGGCTTCACCGGCGTGGACGGCAAGGGCCAGGAAGGCCTGGAGCTGACCCGCGAGAAGATGCTGGCCGGCAAGCCGGGCAGCCGCACCGTGATCAAGGATCGCCGTGGCCACATCATCGAGGACGTGGCCGCCATCGACCCGCCGCGCGACGGCCAGACCCTGACGCTGTCCATCGACAAACGCATCCAGTACCTGGCCTACCGTGAAATCACCGCCGCCACCGAGCAGTTCAAGGCCAAGGCCGGCGGCGTGGTGGTACTGGACGCGCAGACCGGCGAAGTACTGGCGCTGGCCAACAGCCCGTCGTACAACCCGAACAACCGCGCGGTGCTGGAGCCGGAAATGCGCCGCAACCGCGCCATTGTCGACATGTTCGAGCCCGGCTCCACCATGAAGCCGTTCACCGTGGCCATGGCCATCGATGCCGGCAAGGTCACCGCGAACACGGTGTTCGACACCCGCCCGTACATGATCGGCCCGGCCACCGTGCGCGATTCGCACCCGAACCCGACGCTGACCGTGACCGGCATCATCCAGAAGTCCTCCAACGTCGGCGCGTCCAAGATCGCCGCGATGTTCAGCCCGGAACAAATGTGGACTTTCTACCGCCAAAGTGGTTTCGGCCAGAGCCCGCAGTCCGGCTTTCCCGGCGAAACCAGTGGTCGCCTGCGTGACTGGCAGACCTGGCGCCCGATCGAACAGGCCACCATGTCCTTCGGCTATGGCGTGAACGTAAGCCTGCTGCAGCTGGCGCGCGCCTACACCATCTTCACCCACGAGGGTGCGCTGCTGCCGCTGTCGTTCACCAAGCTGGCGGTGGCCAATCCGGGCCGCCAGATCGTGAAACCGGATACCGCCAAGACCATGCGCCAGATGATGATCTCGGTTACCGAGGAAGGCGGCACCGCGGTGCGCGCCCAGGTGCTGGGCTACCACGTGGCCGGCAAGTCCGGTACCGCGCGCAAGCTGGTGGGCGGCCACTACGCGCAGGACAAGCACGTGGGTCTGTTCGTCGGCTTTGCGCCGGCCACCCGTCCGCGCCTGATCGTGGCAGTGATGATCGATGAACCAAGCATCGGCGGCTACTACGGCGGCACGGTGTCCGGCCCGGCCTTCTCCAACATCATGGCCGGCAGCCTGCGGATTATGGGGGTAGAGCCAGATGCTCCCTCCAACAACAAACTGATTCCGGAACAACAGATTTCGGAAGTGCGGGAAGAAACATGA
- the ftsL gene encoding cell division protein FtsL has product MSLNKLNAFLLLAVIGCAMSVVTSQHLSRRLYNELEKQQKLSRQLDVEYGQLLLEQSTWGAHALIEKAASARLGMLTPSQRQVFVITPEGVR; this is encoded by the coding sequence GTGAGCCTCAACAAGCTCAATGCCTTCCTGCTACTGGCCGTCATCGGCTGTGCGATGTCGGTGGTGACGTCGCAGCACCTGTCGCGCCGCCTGTACAACGAGCTGGAAAAACAGCAGAAGCTGTCGCGCCAGCTGGACGTGGAGTACGGCCAGCTGCTGCTGGAGCAGAGCACCTGGGGCGCGCACGCGCTGATCGAGAAGGCCGCATCCGCCCGCCTGGGCATGCTCACCCCGAGCCAGCGCCAGGTGTTCGTGATCACCCCGGAGGGCGTGCGATGA
- the rsmH gene encoding 16S rRNA (cytosine(1402)-N(4))-methyltransferase RsmH: MTDAVYVHRTVLLDEAVAALAIRPDGVYVDCTFGRGGHSRLILSQLGPQGRLIAFDKDPEAIAVATALAAQDARFTIVHNGFETFTAELTALGVAEVDGVLMDLGISSPQIDDGRRGFSFRFDAPLDMRMDTTRGITAAEWLATAAEADIAEVIKTYGEERFARKIAAAIVAQRAERPLETTRELALLVGKNVRTREPGQDPATRTFQAIRIFINRELDELKAVLPQVVGRLKLGGRLAVISFHSLEDRIVKNFIREASTTDRLPSWVPVRAADIAEAPIRAVGKALRPGDEEVAANPRARSAIMRTAERTGGEWKGVA; this comes from the coding sequence TTGACCGACGCCGTTTACGTTCACCGCACGGTGCTGCTCGACGAGGCCGTTGCGGCCCTCGCCATTCGTCCGGATGGCGTTTATGTCGACTGCACCTTCGGGCGCGGCGGTCACAGCCGGCTGATCCTGTCCCAACTGGGGCCGCAGGGCCGGCTGATTGCCTTCGACAAGGATCCGGAAGCCATCGCCGTGGCCACCGCGCTGGCCGCGCAGGACGCGCGCTTTACCATCGTGCACAACGGTTTTGAAACCTTCACCGCCGAGCTGACCGCCCTGGGCGTGGCCGAGGTGGATGGCGTGCTGATGGATCTGGGCATCTCCTCGCCGCAGATCGACGATGGTCGCCGCGGCTTCAGCTTCCGTTTCGATGCGCCGCTGGACATGCGCATGGATACCACCCGCGGCATCACTGCCGCCGAATGGCTGGCGACTGCCGCCGAGGCCGACATTGCAGAGGTAATCAAGACTTATGGTGAAGAGCGGTTTGCTCGCAAGATCGCAGCAGCCATTGTTGCGCAAAGGGCTGAGCGTCCCCTCGAAACGACGCGTGAGCTCGCCTTGCTCGTTGGGAAGAACGTCCGCACTCGGGAACCGGGTCAGGACCCCGCGACGCGAACCTTCCAGGCGATAAGGATTTTCATCAACCGCGAACTGGACGAACTGAAGGCAGTGCTGCCGCAGGTAGTGGGCCGGCTGAAGCTGGGCGGCCGCCTGGCGGTGATCAGCTTCCACTCGCTGGAAGACCGCATCGTCAAGAACTTCATTCGCGAAGCCAGCACCACCGACCGCCTGCCGTCCTGGGTGCCGGTGCGCGCCGCCGATATCGCCGAAGCGCCGATCCGCGCGGTAGGCAAGGCGCTGCGCCCCGGTGACGAGGAAGTTGCGGCCAACCCGCGTGCCCGCAGCGCCATCATGCGCACTGCCGAGCGTACCGGCGGCGAGTGGAAGGGGGTAGCGTGA
- the mraZ gene encoding division/cell wall cluster transcriptional repressor MraZ, with amino-acid sequence MIGGVSLVSLDAKGRLAIPARHRETLLSAFGHKLVVTLESSDHLLIYPEPNWKPVEQRLLALPSGNPTLKRYQRLVLGHAETLEMDAAGRILLPSRLRELTGLDKDVALVGMGNRFELWDAAGWDDQTSAALDIDPADLAQHLGDFTL; translated from the coding sequence ATGATCGGCGGCGTAAGTCTTGTCTCTCTTGATGCCAAGGGGCGTCTGGCCATTCCGGCCCGGCACCGGGAGACACTGCTGTCCGCGTTTGGCCACAAGCTGGTTGTTACCCTCGAATCCTCCGATCACCTGCTGATCTACCCCGAACCCAACTGGAAACCCGTCGAACAGCGCCTGCTTGCCCTGCCCAGTGGCAACCCCACGCTGAAGCGCTATCAGCGTCTGGTGCTTGGACACGCCGAAACGCTGGAAATGGACGCCGCCGGCCGCATCCTGCTGCCTTCGCGGCTGCGCGAGCTGACCGGGCTCGACAAGGACGTGGCACTGGTGGGGATGGGGAACCGCTTTGAACTGTGGGATGCCGCCGGCTGGGACGACCAGACCAGTGCGGCACTCGACATTGATCCTGCTGACCTTGCGCAGCACCTTGGAGATTTCACGCTTTGA
- the gatB gene encoding Asp-tRNA(Asn)/Glu-tRNA(Gln) amidotransferase subunit GatB, with amino-acid sequence MKWEVVIGLEVHVQLNTASKIFSGASTAFGAEPNTQASLVELALPGVLPVMNKAVVDKAIRLGLALDATINQKNVFARKNYFYPDLPKGYQISQMELPIVEHGRLAILVGDEEKVIRVTRAHMEEDAGKSLHEDFHGMTGIDLNRAGTPLLEVVSEPDMRSPEEAVAYAKTLHTLVTWLGICDGNMQEGSFRVDANVSVRPFGQAEFGTRREIKNLNSFRFLEQAIKYEIQWQIDTIEDGGKIQQATVLFDPDSGETRMMRSKEDAHDYRYFPDPDLLPVRISDEQIARTRGEMPELPGQMKARFAEAFGLSAYDAALLTSSLALAQYFEAVATATGQGKLAANWINGEVAARLNRDGLDVAACPISAERLAGLVVRVADGTLSNKLAKQVFDALWDSDLTADAVIERDGLKQVSDVGAIEKMVEEAIAANPKAVEEFRAGKEKALNALAGQVMKASKGKANPAQVQEILKQKLA; translated from the coding sequence ATGAAATGGGAAGTCGTTATCGGTCTTGAGGTGCACGTGCAGCTCAACACCGCTTCCAAGATTTTCTCCGGTGCCAGCACTGCCTTCGGCGCCGAGCCGAACACCCAGGCATCGCTGGTGGAGCTGGCGCTGCCGGGCGTGCTGCCGGTGATGAACAAGGCGGTGGTGGACAAGGCCATCCGCCTGGGGCTGGCGCTGGACGCCACCATCAACCAGAAGAACGTGTTTGCGCGCAAAAACTACTTCTACCCCGACCTGCCCAAGGGCTACCAGATCAGCCAGATGGAGCTGCCGATTGTCGAGCACGGCCGGCTGGCGATCCTTGTTGGTGACGAGGAAAAGGTGATTCGCGTTACCCGTGCGCACATGGAAGAAGATGCCGGCAAATCGCTGCACGAAGACTTCCACGGCATGACCGGCATCGACCTGAACCGCGCCGGCACCCCGCTGCTGGAGGTGGTGTCCGAGCCGGACATGCGCTCGCCGGAAGAAGCGGTGGCCTACGCCAAGACGCTGCACACCCTGGTGACCTGGCTGGGCATCTGCGACGGCAATATGCAGGAAGGCAGCTTCCGCGTGGATGCCAACGTGTCGGTGCGTCCGTTCGGCCAGGCCGAGTTCGGCACCCGCCGCGAGATCAAGAACCTGAACTCCTTCCGTTTCCTGGAGCAGGCGATCAAGTACGAGATCCAGTGGCAGATCGATACCATCGAAGACGGTGGCAAGATCCAGCAGGCCACCGTGCTGTTCGACCCGGACAGCGGCGAAACCCGCATGATGCGCAGCAAGGAAGATGCGCACGACTACCGCTACTTCCCGGATCCGGACCTGCTGCCGGTGCGCATCAGCGACGAACAGATCGCCCGTACCCGCGGCGAAATGCCGGAACTGCCAGGGCAGATGAAGGCGCGCTTTGCCGAGGCATTCGGCCTGTCCGCCTATGATGCCGCGCTGCTGACTTCCAGCCTGGCGCTGGCGCAGTACTTCGAAGCGGTGGCCACTGCCACCGGTCAGGGCAAGCTGGCCGCCAACTGGATCAACGGCGAAGTGGCCGCGCGGCTGAATCGCGATGGTCTGGATGTGGCGGCCTGCCCGATTTCCGCCGAGCGCCTGGCTGGCCTGGTGGTGCGCGTGGCCGACGGCACGCTGTCCAACAAGCTCGCCAAGCAGGTGTTCGATGCGCTGTGGGACAGCGATCTCACAGCCGACGCGGTCATCGAGCGTGATGGCCTCAAGCAGGTGTCCGATGTCGGTGCCATCGAAAAGATGGTGGAAGAAGCCATTGCGGCCAACCCCAAGGCGGTGGAAGAGTTCCGCGCCGGCAAGGAAAAGGCGCTCAACGCGCTGGCTGGCCAGGTGATGAAGGCATCCAAGGGCAAGGCCAATCCGGCCCAGGTGCAGGAAATCCTGAAGCAGAAACTGGCTTGA
- the gatA gene encoding Asp-tRNA(Asn)/Glu-tRNA(Gln) amidotransferase subunit GatA, which yields MINATLKQLSAQLAAGQLSAVELATAYLDRIDALNPQLNAFITVDRAKSLAEAAAADARRAAGTAGALTGVPIAHKDIFCQQGWKTSCGSKMLDNFISPYSAHVIEQCQAAGLVTLGRANMDEFAMGSSNENSFYGAVKNPWDLNAIPGGSSGGSAAAVAARLAPVATATDTGGSIRQPASHCGVTGIKPTYGVVSRFGMVAYASSLDQGGVMAQTAEDCALMLNVMAGFDERDSTSLERAKEDYSRELAQPLAGLRVGLPREYFAAGLAGDVGRIIDGAVAELKKLGAEVVEVSLPNTQLSIPAYYVIAPAEASANLSRFDGVRYGHRASEYKDLVDMYEKTRAEGFGSEVKRRIMVGTYVLSHGYYDAYYIKAQKIRRLIAEDFKAAFASCDVILGPVAPTAAFNLGEKSGDPVQMYLSDIYTLSVNLAGLPAMSVPAGFSDNGRPVGLQIIGNYFGEARMLNVAHQFQQATDWHNRAPAL from the coding sequence ATGATTAACGCCACGCTGAAACAGCTTTCCGCGCAACTGGCCGCCGGCCAGTTGAGCGCCGTCGAGCTGGCAACCGCCTATCTCGACCGTATCGATGCACTCAACCCGCAGCTGAACGCCTTCATCACCGTCGACCGCGCCAAGTCGCTGGCCGAGGCCGCCGCCGCCGATGCGCGCCGCGCCGCCGGCACAGCCGGTGCACTCACCGGCGTGCCCATCGCGCACAAGGACATCTTCTGCCAGCAGGGCTGGAAGACCAGCTGCGGCTCGAAGATGCTGGACAACTTCATCTCGCCGTACAGCGCGCACGTGATCGAGCAGTGCCAGGCCGCCGGCCTGGTGACGCTGGGCCGCGCCAATATGGACGAGTTCGCCATGGGCTCCTCCAACGAGAACAGCTTCTACGGCGCGGTGAAGAACCCGTGGGACCTGAACGCCATTCCCGGCGGCTCCTCCGGCGGTTCCGCTGCGGCCGTTGCCGCGCGCCTGGCGCCGGTGGCCACCGCCACCGATACCGGCGGCTCCATCCGCCAGCCGGCCAGCCACTGCGGCGTGACCGGCATCAAGCCCACCTACGGCGTGGTATCGCGCTTCGGCATGGTGGCCTACGCCAGCTCGCTGGATCAGGGCGGGGTGATGGCGCAGACCGCCGAGGACTGCGCGCTGATGCTGAACGTGATGGCCGGTTTCGACGAGCGCGACTCCACCAGCCTGGAACGCGCCAAGGAAGACTACAGCCGCGAGCTGGCGCAGCCGCTGGCCGGCCTGCGCGTCGGCCTGCCGCGTGAATACTTCGCCGCCGGCCTGGCTGGCGACGTTGGCCGCATCATCGACGGCGCCGTGGCCGAGCTGAAGAAGCTGGGCGCCGAGGTGGTGGAAGTGAGTCTGCCCAACACCCAGCTGTCGATCCCGGCCTACTACGTGATCGCCCCGGCGGAAGCCTCCGCCAACCTGTCGCGCTTCGACGGTGTGCGCTACGGCCACCGCGCCAGCGAGTACAAGGACCTGGTGGACATGTACGAGAAGACCCGCGCCGAAGGTTTCGGCAGCGAGGTGAAGCGCCGCATCATGGTGGGCACCTATGTACTGAGCCACGGCTACTACGACGCCTACTACATCAAGGCGCAGAAGATCCGCCGCCTGATCGCCGAGGACTTCAAGGCCGCCTTCGCCAGCTGCGACGTGATCCTGGGCCCGGTGGCGCCTACCGCCGCTTTCAACCTGGGCGAGAAATCCGGCGACCCGGTGCAGATGTACCTGTCGGACATCTACACCCTGTCGGTGAACCTGGCCGGCCTGCCGGCAATGAGCGTACCGGCCGGCTTCAGCGACAACGGCCGCCCGGTGGGTCTGCAGATCATCGGCAACTACTTTGGCGAGGCGCGCATGCTGAACGTGGCGCACCAGTTCCAGCAGGCGACAGACTGGCATAACCGCGCTCCGGCGCTGTAA
- the gatC gene encoding Asp-tRNA(Asn)/Glu-tRNA(Gln) amidotransferase subunit GatC: MSLTHEDVARIARLSRIAVTDAEIEAVGTQLNNILGLIEQMQAVNTDGIEPMAHPQDVSLRLREDAVTEPDRRDACQAVAPQVEKGLFLVPKVIE, encoded by the coding sequence ATGTCGCTGACTCATGAGGATGTTGCGCGAATCGCGCGCCTGTCCCGCATCGCCGTAACCGACGCCGAAATCGAGGCTGTCGGCACGCAGCTGAACAATATTCTGGGCCTGATCGAACAGATGCAGGCCGTCAATACCGACGGTATCGAGCCGATGGCGCATCCGCAGGATGTCAGCCTGCGCCTGCGCGAGGACGCGGTGACCGAGCCTGATCGCCGCGACGCCTGCCAGGCGGTGGCGCCGCAGGTGGAAAAGGGCCTGTTCCTGGTGCCCAAGGTAATCGAATAA
- a CDS encoding rod shape-determining protein: MFRSLTGYFSNDLAIDLGTANTLIYMRGKGIVLDEPSVVAIHNDAPTNKKSILAVGLEAKRMLGRTPGSIQAIRPMKDGVIADFTVTEQMLKQFIKKVTPNRFFAASPRIVICVPCGSTQVERRAIKDSALAAGARRVELIEEPMAAAIGAGLPVEDPTGSMVVDIGGGTTEVGVISLGGVVYSNSVRVGGDKFDEAIINYIRRNYGMLIGETTAEEIKKTIGSAFPGTEVKEMEVKGRNLAEGIPRAFTVSSNEILEALTEPLNQIVSAVKIALEQTPPELGADIADKGMVLTGGGALLKDIDRLLAEETGLPVFVAEEPLTCVVRGSGKALDKMDKVGTIFTNVP; encoded by the coding sequence ATGTTTCGTTCGCTCACCGGCTACTTTTCCAACGATCTGGCCATCGACCTTGGCACGGCCAACACCCTGATCTACATGCGCGGCAAAGGCATCGTGCTCGACGAGCCTTCGGTAGTGGCCATTCACAACGATGCGCCCACCAACAAGAAATCCATCCTGGCCGTGGGCCTGGAAGCCAAGCGCATGCTGGGCCGTACCCCGGGCAGCATCCAGGCGATCCGCCCGATGAAGGACGGCGTGATCGCCGACTTCACCGTGACCGAACAGATGCTCAAGCAGTTCATCAAGAAAGTCACCCCGAACCGCTTCTTCGCCGCCAGCCCGCGCATCGTGATCTGCGTACCGTGCGGCTCCACCCAGGTGGAACGCCGTGCGATCAAGGATTCCGCGCTGGCCGCCGGTGCGCGCCGCGTCGAGCTGATCGAAGAACCGATGGCTGCCGCCATCGGTGCCGGCCTGCCGGTGGAAGACCCGACCGGTTCCATGGTGGTGGACATCGGTGGCGGCACCACCGAGGTGGGCGTGATCTCGCTGGGCGGCGTGGTGTACTCCAATTCGGTACGCGTGGGTGGCGACAAGTTTGATGAAGCCATCATCAACTACATCCGCCGCAACTACGGCATGCTGATCGGCGAAACCACCGCCGAGGAAATCAAGAAAACCATCGGCTCCGCCTTCCCGGGCACCGAGGTGAAGGAAATGGAAGTGAAGGGCCGCAACCTGGCCGAAGGCATTCCGCGCGCCTTCACCGTTTCCAGCAACGAAATCCTGGAAGCGCTGACCGAACCGCTGAACCAGATCGTGTCCGCGGTGAAGATCGCCCTGGAACAGACCCCGCCGGAACTGGGCGCCGATATCGCCGACAAGGGCATGGTGCTGACCGGCGGTGGCGCGCTGCTGAAAGACATCGACCGCCTGCTGGCCGAAGAGACCGGCCTGCCGGTATTCGTGGCCGAAGAACCGCTGACCTGCGTGGTACGCGGCTCCGGCAAGGCGCTGGACAAGATGGACAAGGTTGGCACCATCTTCACCAACGTACCTTAA
- the mreC gene encoding rod shape-determining protein MreC, with protein sequence MNFANTPSFANQGLSPAGRLTLCVLASIALLIGDSHFGLMDRARNAISVLLYPVQRAANLPLAAGRHIGDFFVTQAELKQDNDRLRSVELAQSGRLMRLQSLERELAQLKALNQLKVGRSEGGQLAEVLYTARDPFSYKIIIDKGQDAGVKAGLPVIDEIGLIGQVTRVQPLTSEITLIVNKNEMVPVMNLRTSQRTLLYGYGGGIEVRYLSASSDIRPGDELVTSGLDGMYQAGIPVARVTHVDRPAGAAFARVLCQSLAGVQSSRYVMVMPEQPLRPPQPAPLPEPASKKKKPSNEDDAG encoded by the coding sequence ATGAACTTCGCCAATACCCCGAGCTTCGCCAACCAGGGCCTGAGCCCTGCCGGGCGCCTGACGCTTTGCGTGCTCGCTTCCATCGCCCTGTTGATCGGCGACAGCCATTTCGGCCTGATGGATCGCGCGCGCAATGCCATTTCGGTATTGCTGTACCCGGTGCAGCGCGCCGCCAACCTGCCGTTGGCGGCCGGCCGGCACATCGGGGACTTCTTCGTGACCCAGGCCGAGCTGAAACAGGACAACGACCGCCTGCGCAGCGTGGAGCTGGCGCAGTCCGGCCGCCTGATGCGGCTGCAGTCGCTGGAACGCGAACTGGCCCAGCTCAAGGCGCTGAACCAGCTCAAGGTTGGCCGCAGCGAAGGCGGCCAGCTGGCCGAGGTGCTGTACACCGCGCGTGACCCGTTCAGCTACAAGATCATCATCGACAAGGGGCAGGATGCCGGCGTCAAGGCCGGGCTGCCGGTGATCGATGAAATCGGCCTGATCGGCCAGGTTACCCGCGTGCAGCCGCTGACCTCCGAGATCACGCTGATCGTCAACAAGAACGAGATGGTGCCGGTGATGAACCTGCGCACCAGCCAGCGCACCCTGCTGTACGGCTACGGTGGCGGCATCGAGGTGCGCTACCTGTCGGCCTCGTCCGACATCCGCCCCGGCGACGAGCTGGTAACCTCCGGCCTCGACGGCATGTACCAGGCCGGCATCCCGGTGGCGCGCGTCACCCACGTGGACCGCCCGGCCGGCGCCGCCTTTGCCCGCGTGCTGTGCCAGAGCCTGGCCGGCGTGCAGTCCAGCCGCTACGTGATGGTGATGCCGGAACAACCGCTGCGCCCGCCACAGCCGGCCCCGCTGCCGGAACCGGCCAGCAAGAAGAAGAAACCCAGCAATGAAGACGATGCAGGCTAG
- the mreD gene encoding rod shape-determining protein MreD, which translates to MSYERPQALLKPIRRRFITLTFAIALLLELMPLPVGSTRWLPDFVAMLILYWALNQPRRIGIGMAFLLGLITDVATTGLFGQHALAYSITAYLVLLRQRQLVMFNLGQQALVILAMLEANQLIMVLARLATGAAFVGWSYFLPPLVGALLWPLLNKLLLLPYRHHSV; encoded by the coding sequence ATGAGCTACGAACGACCGCAGGCACTGCTCAAGCCGATCCGTCGCCGCTTCATCACGCTGACCTTTGCCATTGCCCTGCTGCTGGAACTGATGCCGCTGCCGGTGGGCTCTACCCGCTGGCTGCCGGACTTCGTTGCCATGCTGATCCTGTACTGGGCGCTGAACCAGCCGCGGCGCATCGGCATCGGCATGGCCTTCCTGCTGGGCCTGATCACCGATGTGGCCACCACCGGCCTGTTCGGCCAGCACGCGCTGGCCTACAGCATCACCGCCTACCTGGTGCTGCTGCGCCAGCGCCAGCTGGTGATGTTCAACCTCGGACAGCAGGCACTGGTGATCCTGGCCATGCTGGAGGCCAACCAGCTGATCATGGTACTGGCGCGGCTGGCCACCGGCGCCGCCTTCGTCGGCTGGAGCTACTTCCTGCCGCCACTGGTGGGCGCCCTGCTGTGGCCGCTGCTCAACAAGCTGCTGCTGCTGCCCTACCGCCACCACAGCGTGTAA